From Medicago truncatula cultivar Jemalong A17 chromosome 7, MtrunA17r5.0-ANR, whole genome shotgun sequence, a single genomic window includes:
- the LOC11433336 gene encoding peptide-N(4)-(N-acetyl-beta-glucosaminyl)asparagine amidase, translated as MVGRRFEVLHNDSNFDLEYDTDDGFEVLQFQLYSLTSVPPDQQKIYGAEPDTQISTDSDLATISDKLRLVSINDHPQQPETNSNDFLKSDEELARLLQAEEEALMFQQYVASENTQEFESRVRPYVTQVLMYEDERRQEAARNTVPVEELEEKALVSLAKEGNFNPSKIERDHAFLLQLLFWFKQSFRWVNSPSCRDCGNDTVAQGMTAPLPSETLYGASRVEQYRCTICSKLTRFPRYNDPKKLVETREGRCGEWANCFTLYCRAFGYESRLIQDFTDHVWTECYSQFLGRWMHLDPCEAIYDKPLLYEKGWNKKLNYAIAIAKDGTRDVTKRYTRKWHEVLSRRTMLTEPSLSSVLTNITTECRRGFTSQLLSIIEARDMEENQQLERGLHSEDDESLSLPGRRSGNEQWRKSRSEIGSDNLSSSACPIRLCVDEHVTKIYNAFRPVLNQFIEEELTKSEAVEVLGITKGILLDLSSSPFKSRRASIDSVLSNPKFQKLLPSFDDLLDALSLEKKVNTDGRVEVCSVGNPVVTSLALPVVLDALDDMVNNLNKCENYGKDMILLPLLKLNRLHSGSVVSSAEELPLGIVTSAFDGTRISKWEEPNGAKGCWIVYRTFEDKKFELVAYELMSANDAPERDPMDWILEGSNDEGTSWQVLDKQTSQFFKDRFQRRTYMINSASFPSNLFRFRFLAVKDIQSTSRLQIGSIDLYAKSL; from the exons ATGGTGGGTCGAAGGTTCGAAGTTCTTCACAACGATTCCAATTTTGATCTCGAATACGATACCGATGATGGCTTCGAAGTTCTTCAATTCCAGCTTTACTCTCTCACTTCTGTTCCTCCCGATCAACAAAAG ATTTATGGAGCTGAACCTGATACTCAAATTTCAACTGATTCTGATCTTGCAACAATTTCTGATAAACTACGACTTGTCTCCATCAATGATCATCCTCAACAACCTGAAACTAACTCCAACGATTTCTTGAAATCCGACGAGGAATTGGCCAGGCTCTTGCAG GCAGAAGAGGAAGCACTGATGTTTCAGCAGTATGTTGCTAGCGAAAATACTCAGGAATTTGAGAGTCGAGTACGACCATATGTTACTCAAGTCCTCAtg TATGAAGATGAAAGGCGCCAGGAAGCTGCTCGAAATACTGTTCCTGTGGAAGAGCTTGAGGAGAAAGCATTGGTTTCTTTGGCCAAA GAGGGGAACTTCAATCCATCAAAAATAGAACGAGATCATGCTTTCCTGCTGCAGCTGCTTTTCTGGTTCAAACAATCCTTCAG ATGGGTGAATTCACCATCTTGTCGTGACTGTGGCAACGACACTGTAGCCCAGGGTATGACTGCTCCACTTCCTTCTGAGACTCTTTATGGAGCTTCAAGGGTTGAACAATATCG CTGCACCATTTGCTCCAAACTGACTCGCTTCCCTCGGTATAATGATCCGAAAAAG CTTGTGGAAACAAGAGAGGGCCGCTGTGGAGAATGGGCCAATTGCTTTACGCTCTATTGTCGGGCTTTTGGCTATGAGTCACGTCTG ATCCAAGACTTTACAGACCATGTTTGGACAGAGTGCTACTCTCAATTCCTGGGAAG ATGGATGCATCTTGACCCATGTGAAGCAAtctatgacaagccattattaTATGAAAAAGG GTGgaataagaaattaaattatgcTATTGCCATAGCGAAAGATGGAACTCGTGATGTCACCAAACGATACACAAGGAAGTGGCATGAG gtCCTTTCTCGACGTACTATGCTTACAGAGCCTTCTCTATCATCTGTACTCACAAATATAACCACCGAATGTCGAAGAGGCTTTACATCACAACTACTTTCAATAATTGAAGCACGTGATATGGAAGAAAACCAGCAACTTGAGAGGGGTTTGCATTCTGAAGACGACGAGTCCCTCTCGTTACCTGGAAGAAGAAGTGGGAATGAGCAATGGCGCAAATCCAGATCTGAAATTGGTTCTGATAACCTAAGTTCTTCTGCTTGCCCAATTCGATTGTGTGTAGACGAGCATGTGACTAAGATTTATAATGCATTTCGTCCTGTACTTAATCAATTTATTGAGGAAGAACTAACGAAGTCCGAAGCTGTCGAAGTACTTGGGATTACGAAAGGAATTCTCTTGGATCTTTCCAGTTCCCCTTTTAAATCAAGAAGGGCCTCCATCGATTCAGTTCTAAGCAACCCGAAATTTCAGAAACTTTTGCCGTCTTTTGATGATTTACTTGATGCTCTTTCACTGGAGAAAAAAGTGAATACGGATGGGAGGGTTGAAGTTTGTTCGGTTGGTAACCCTGTAGTAACTTCTTTAGCACTGCCTGTTGTGCTAGATGCTCTTGATGACATGGTTAACAATCTTAACAAGTGTGAAAACTATGGGAAAGATATGATCCTGTTGCCACTTCTGAAGTTAAATAGATTACATTCTGGTTCAGTCGTTTCAAGTGCTGAGGAGTTGCCTTTAGGGATT GTAACATCAGCATTTGATGGAACTCGgatatcaaaatgggaagaaccAAATGGAGCAAAAG GTTGTTGGATCGTGTATAGAACGTTTGAGGACAAGAAGTTTGAGCTTGTGGCATATGAATTGATGTCTGCCAATGATGCCCCAGAAAGGGATCCGATGGACTG GATTCTTGAAGGAAGCAATGATGAGGGGACCAGTTGGCAAGTTTTGGACAAGCAAACCTCTCAGTTCTTTAAAGACCGTTTTCAACGTAGAACATATATGATCAACTCAGCAAGTTTTCCATCTAATCTGTTCAG GTTCAGGTTTCTGGCAGTCAAAGACATTCAGTCTACTTCCCGGCTGCAAATTGGTAGTATTGACCTCTATGCCaaatcattataa